In a single window of the Thiohalorhabdus sp. Cl-TMA genome:
- a CDS encoding thermonuclease family protein — protein sequence MVLGLLPPAASAAAAEGTAYRWVDDRGTVHYGDRPPPGAEPIGRARKSGGGEWRAVEWIPDGDTIHLADGTKVRLIGINTPEVAHRDDPAEPGGPEAQRFLRRFLAEKKVRLELGPEKKDKYDRTLAHVHTAGGANVNALLLRRGHAHAVVKPPNLSRLERYFAAEREARRAGRGIWSRPRYGVQPAARARDLRNAFHRIRGRVARVETARKYIYLHFAEDFVAILRKDSRDAFTGAGKAPANMERRIMVVRGWIHLHDGTPSIRLRHPVQIESVR from the coding sequence TTGGTCCTGGGCCTCCTTCCCCCGGCCGCTTCAGCGGCTGCCGCGGAGGGCACCGCCTATCGCTGGGTGGATGACCGGGGCACCGTGCACTACGGCGACCGCCCGCCCCCGGGCGCCGAGCCCATAGGCCGGGCCCGGAAATCCGGCGGCGGCGAATGGCGTGCCGTGGAGTGGATTCCCGACGGGGACACCATCCACCTCGCCGACGGCACCAAGGTCCGCCTCATCGGCATAAACACCCCCGAGGTGGCGCACCGCGACGATCCGGCCGAGCCCGGCGGTCCCGAGGCCCAGCGCTTCCTGCGCCGTTTCCTGGCGGAAAAGAAGGTGCGCCTGGAGCTGGGCCCGGAGAAAAAGGACAAGTACGACCGCACCCTGGCCCACGTGCACACGGCGGGGGGCGCCAACGTCAATGCCCTGCTGCTGCGTCGGGGCCACGCCCACGCCGTGGTCAAACCGCCCAATCTCTCCCGGCTGGAGCGCTATTTCGCCGCCGAGCGCGAGGCCCGGCGGGCGGGACGCGGCATCTGGTCCCGACCCCGTTACGGGGTCCAGCCCGCCGCCCGCGCCCGTGACCTGCGCAATGCCTTCCACCGGATCCGGGGCCGGGTGGCCAGGGTCGAAACGGCCCGCAAATACATCTATCTCCACTTTGCGGAAGATTTCGTCGCCATCCTGCGCAAGGACAGCCGGGACGCCTTCACCGGCGCCGGCAAGGCGCCCGCCAATATGGAGAGGCGCATCATGGTGGTACGTGGCTGGATCCATCTGCACGACGGCACGCCCTCGATCCGTCTCCGCCACCCCGTCCAGATCGAGTCGGTGCGATGA
- the rpmE gene encoding 50S ribosomal protein L31: protein MKEGIHPEYQTATVSCACGHSFETRTTVGDIHVDVCSSCHPFFTGQQKIVDTAGRVEKFRRKYGQSAGS, encoded by the coding sequence ATGAAGGAAGGGATCCATCCCGAATACCAAACCGCCACGGTGAGCTGCGCCTGCGGGCACAGCTTCGAGACCCGGACCACGGTGGGCGATATCCACGTGGACGTGTGCTCGTCCTGTCACCCCTTCTTCACCGGGCAGCAGAAGATCGTGGACACCGCCGGCCGGGTGGAGAAGTTCCGCCGCAAGTACGGCCAGAGCGCCGGCAGCTGA
- the rho gene encoding transcription termination factor Rho → MNLNDLKAQTAYDLNELAQEMGIEGVGRLRKQDLIFNILKARAKQGENIYGEGVLEILSDGFGFLRAADASYQAGPDDIYVSPSQIRRFNLRVGDTVAGQIRPPKDSERYFALLKVEQINFEAPENTKHKVLLDNLTPLFPDERLRMEVENSDPKDLTGRIIDLVAPVGKGQRGLLVSPPKAGKTMMLQSIAHSITANNPECYLIVLLIDERPEEVTEMQRSVRGEVVSSTFDEPAQRHTQVAEIVIEKAKRLVEHKNDVVILLDSITRLARAYNTTVPSSGKVLTGGVDANALHKPKRFFGAARNIEEGGSLTIMATALVDTGSRMDEVIFEEFKGTGNLELHLDRKMSEKRLYPAININRSGTRREELLMNQEELQKTQILRKLLHPMDSNEAMEFLQEKLKATKDNEDFFASMNR, encoded by the coding sequence ATGAACCTCAATGATCTAAAGGCACAAACCGCCTACGACCTCAACGAGCTGGCCCAGGAAATGGGAATCGAAGGTGTAGGCCGCCTGCGCAAGCAGGACCTGATCTTCAACATCCTCAAGGCCCGGGCCAAGCAGGGAGAGAACATCTATGGCGAGGGGGTCCTGGAGATCCTCTCTGACGGCTTCGGCTTCCTGCGGGCGGCGGACGCCTCCTATCAGGCGGGCCCCGACGACATCTACGTGTCGCCGAGTCAGATCCGGCGCTTCAACCTGCGCGTGGGCGACACGGTGGCCGGCCAGATCCGCCCGCCCAAGGACAGCGAGCGCTACTTCGCCCTCCTCAAGGTGGAGCAGATCAACTTCGAGGCGCCGGAGAACACCAAGCACAAGGTGCTCCTCGACAACCTCACGCCGCTGTTTCCCGACGAGCGGCTGCGCATGGAGGTGGAGAACAGCGACCCGAAGGATCTGACCGGGCGGATCATCGACCTGGTGGCGCCGGTGGGCAAAGGGCAGCGCGGCCTCCTGGTCTCCCCGCCCAAGGCGGGCAAGACCATGATGCTGCAGTCCATCGCCCACTCCATCACCGCCAACAACCCGGAGTGCTACCTCATCGTGCTGCTCATCGACGAGCGGCCCGAGGAGGTGACGGAGATGCAGCGCTCGGTGCGCGGCGAGGTGGTCTCCTCCACCTTCGACGAGCCCGCCCAGCGCCACACCCAGGTGGCGGAGATCGTCATCGAGAAGGCCAAGCGTCTGGTGGAGCACAAGAACGACGTGGTGATCCTGCTCGACTCCATCACCCGTCTGGCCCGCGCCTACAACACCACGGTGCCGAGCTCCGGCAAGGTGCTCACCGGTGGTGTGGACGCCAACGCCCTGCACAAGCCCAAGCGCTTCTTCGGCGCGGCCCGCAACATCGAGGAGGGCGGCAGCCTGACCATAATGGCCACGGCGCTGGTGGATACGGGCTCGCGCATGGACGAGGTGATCTTCGAGGAGTTCAAGGGTACCGGCAACCTGGAGCTCCACCTGGACCGCAAGATGTCCGAGAAGCGCCTGTATCCGGCCATCAACATCAACCGCTCCGGCACCCGCCGCGAGGAGCTCCTCATGAACCAGGAGGAGCTGCAGAAGACCCAGATCCTGCGCAAGCTGCTGCACCCCATGGATTCCAACGAGGCCATGGAATTCCTGCAGGAGAAGCTCAAGGCCACCAAGGACAACGAGGATTTCTTCGCCAGCATGAACCGCTGA
- the trxA gene encoding thioredoxin TrxA produces the protein MSSTLDVTDGTFEQEVLNSDKPVLVDYWAEWCGPCKMTAPILDEVSDEYADKLKVAKLNIDENPNTPPKYGVRGIPTLMLFKGGNVEATKVGALSKAQLQAFVEENL, from the coding sequence ATGAGCTCGACTCTGGATGTCACCGATGGCACTTTCGAACAGGAGGTGCTGAACTCTGACAAGCCGGTGCTGGTGGATTATTGGGCCGAATGGTGCGGTCCCTGCAAGATGACCGCGCCGATCCTCGACGAGGTATCGGACGAGTACGCCGACAAGCTGAAAGTTGCCAAGCTGAATATCGACGAGAACCCCAACACGCCCCCCAAGTACGGCGTGCGCGGGATCCCCACCTTGATGCTGTTCAAGGGCGGCAATGTGGAGGCCACCAAGGTGGGCGCGCTGTCCAAGGCCCAGCTGCAGGCCTTCGTCGAGGAAAACCTGTAG
- a CDS encoding DsrE family protein — protein sequence MKALLKRRHGGDPDAGRRGLLRGLAGTVGGGLLALSGTRSAPAQQDDLAFPGDEPDVKVLYQLNHAEPEYQRHIVHSASVVLKHYNNHVAIVLECFGPGIHLLLKEPQRPVDPGLRERVRSLSAYGVKFHACGETLKALDLGKEALIDEAVYVASGVVDMVELQRNKGYTYVAW from the coding sequence ATGAAAGCGCTGTTGAAGCGGCGGCACGGCGGCGACCCGGATGCGGGGCGGCGGGGGCTCCTGCGCGGGCTGGCGGGCACGGTTGGCGGCGGCCTCCTGGCCCTGAGCGGCACGCGCTCGGCCCCCGCCCAGCAGGACGATCTCGCCTTCCCCGGCGACGAGCCGGACGTGAAGGTACTCTACCAGCTCAATCACGCCGAGCCCGAGTACCAGCGGCATATCGTGCACAGTGCCTCCGTGGTGCTGAAGCACTATAATAACCATGTGGCCATCGTGCTCGAATGCTTCGGTCCGGGGATCCACCTCCTGCTCAAGGAGCCGCAGCGGCCGGTGGATCCCGGGCTCCGCGAGCGGGTGCGCAGCCTCTCCGCCTACGGCGTCAAGTTCCACGCCTGCGGGGAGACGCTCAAGGCGCTGGATCTCGGCAAGGAGGCCCTGATCGACGAGGCCGTCTACGTGGCCAGCGGCGTCGTCGATATGGTGGAGCTGCAGCGCAACAAGGGATACACCTACGTGGCCTGGTGA
- a CDS encoding glutathione S-transferase N-terminal domain-containing protein, with the protein MPTLYHYPFCPPAQRVRLALGAKGVEAEQIALPYTDLETPIELAGKKQLPVYVSDSGEALLESETILRRLEEERPEPPLFEDAVGPADYEALKRWMGELEVLVDRLRGPTQLGYSGLGDDEEAAEYFRRQVEHRHGARLEELVNARYADYRQFEAAAELRRFANVLAKSRFFSGRLSVADLHIVSEWGFLRWVDGVSPPLDLLYYFERVEDACGVKLASGEDALF; encoded by the coding sequence ATGCCGACCCTCTACCACTACCCCTTCTGCCCGCCCGCCCAGCGGGTGCGTCTGGCGCTGGGCGCCAAGGGGGTGGAAGCCGAGCAGATCGCCCTGCCCTACACCGACCTGGAAACCCCCATCGAGCTGGCGGGGAAGAAGCAGCTTCCCGTCTATGTATCGGACTCGGGAGAAGCCCTGCTCGAATCGGAGACCATCCTCCGCCGTCTGGAGGAGGAGCGGCCCGAGCCGCCCCTGTTCGAGGATGCGGTAGGCCCGGCGGATTACGAAGCGCTCAAGCGCTGGATGGGGGAGCTGGAGGTCCTGGTGGATCGGCTGCGGGGGCCGACCCAGCTCGGCTACAGCGGTCTGGGCGATGACGAGGAGGCCGCCGAGTACTTCCGCCGCCAGGTGGAGCACCGCCACGGTGCCCGGCTGGAGGAGCTGGTGAACGCCCGCTACGCCGACTACCGGCAGTTCGAGGCCGCCGCGGAGCTGCGGCGCTTCGCCAACGTGCTGGCCAAGAGCCGCTTCTTCAGCGGTCGGTTGTCCGTGGCCGACCTCCACATCGTCAGTGAATGGGGGTTCCTGCGCTGGGTGGACGGCGTTTCGCCGCCACTGGACCTGCTCTACTACTTCGAGCGGGTGGAGGATGCCTGCGGGGTGAAGCTGGCGAGCGGCGAGGATGCGCTGTTTTGA